From Domibacillus sp. DTU_2020_1001157_1_SI_ALB_TIR_016, a single genomic window includes:
- a CDS encoding class II aldolase/adducin family protein, whose product MNPKNELIQAGKYLINHQLAWGTSGNLSMRLDNEHMLITASGTKMAQLTEDDFVQWNIQTGEKLGARKASKETPMHSGIYANRPDAQVILHSSPFYTTLFACSNEKIHSELFIETMYYLEHIAYADYFHPGTVELGQAIAEQALSANIIMMRNHGVVVFDDTIDDALMRLETLEMACRMILKAKEAGVKLTLIPDQVVTSFLDDSRYKPRKKINSAL is encoded by the coding sequence ATGAATCCAAAAAATGAACTGATTCAAGCAGGAAAGTATTTAATAAATCATCAGCTAGCTTGGGGAACTTCCGGTAATCTGAGCATGCGTTTGGATAACGAGCACATGTTGATCACAGCTTCAGGCACTAAAATGGCCCAATTGACGGAAGATGATTTTGTTCAATGGAATATCCAAACAGGTGAAAAATTAGGAGCGCGAAAAGCTTCGAAAGAAACGCCTATGCATTCCGGTATTTATGCGAACCGGCCAGATGCCCAGGTCATTCTGCACTCTTCTCCTTTTTATACAACCCTTTTTGCCTGCAGCAATGAAAAAATTCATTCAGAGCTGTTTATTGAAACGATGTATTACTTAGAACATATTGCGTATGCCGATTATTTTCACCCTGGTACAGTCGAGCTGGGCCAGGCCATAGCAGAACAGGCACTGTCCGCTAATATCATTATGATGCGGAACCATGGAGTTGTTGTTTTTGACGACACAATTGATGATGCACTGATGCGGTTAGAAACCTTGGAGATGGCCTGCCGCATGATATTAAAAGCAAAAGAAGCGGGAGTGAAACTAACCTTGATTCCGGATCAAGTAGTGACCAGCTTCCTGGATGATTCTCGTTACAAGCCGCGTAAAAAAATCAATAGTGCCTTATAA
- a CDS encoding HPr family phosphocarrier protein, whose translation MSLTLAHAVVEINEIASKFKSSIVIKTDEKMIDAKSMLGLSYSILHSKEFHLEIHGPDEEEAKKEMMIIFWKYNLPIGINE comes from the coding sequence ATGTCTTTAACGTTAGCTCATGCAGTAGTGGAAATTAATGAAATAGCATCAAAGTTTAAATCAAGTATCGTTATTAAAACAGATGAAAAAATGATAGATGCGAAGAGTATGCTGGGTTTGTCATACTCAATCCTACACTCAAAAGAGTTTCATCTTGAGATTCATGGTCCAGATGAAGAAGAAGCAAAAAAAGAGATGATGATAATATTTTGGAAATACAATCTACCGATTGGAATAAACGAATAA
- a CDS encoding isocitrate/isopropylmalate dehydrogenase family protein, with product MTIYRLGVLAGDGIGPEIVSATVEVFKTAARKTGVDIDWVDLPMGWEGIKHHNDPLPEITTETLKNTHGWILGPHDSAAYPPEHKIKLNPSGALRHSLDLYANIRPAKTMPGIKSVVGEADLVIYRENTEGFYADRNMYSGHGEWQITEDVVVTSGVFTRKAAERIAHAAFKMAMQRRKKVTIVHKANVLRLSTGLFLKVCREVAEQYPEVTVDDYHIDAMAAHLVRRARDFDVIVTENMYGDILSDLAGELVGSLGLAPSINSNDNLAMAQAAHGSAPDIAGLNIGNPTGMMLSTVMLMDWLAERHNDPKLKEMGQLVEQGLYQSLEDGVKTKDLGGSASTSGFADAISERINQSVLS from the coding sequence ATGACTATTTATCGTCTAGGAGTACTCGCTGGAGACGGCATTGGACCTGAAATTGTAAGCGCTACAGTAGAGGTTTTCAAAACAGCCGCCCGCAAAACGGGCGTTGACATTGACTGGGTTGACCTGCCAATGGGGTGGGAAGGAATCAAGCATCATAACGACCCTCTTCCGGAGATCACAACAGAAACGTTAAAAAATACACATGGCTGGATTCTCGGCCCTCATGATTCAGCTGCTTATCCTCCTGAGCATAAGATTAAGCTGAACCCAAGCGGTGCCCTGCGCCACTCCCTTGATTTGTATGCCAATATCCGTCCAGCCAAAACAATGCCCGGCATTAAAAGTGTTGTCGGTGAAGCAGATCTAGTGATCTACCGTGAAAATACAGAAGGCTTTTATGCAGACCGCAATATGTACAGCGGACATGGTGAATGGCAGATTACCGAAGACGTAGTCGTGACATCCGGCGTCTTTACCCGAAAAGCGGCGGAACGTATTGCCCATGCAGCGTTTAAAATGGCCATGCAGCGCCGCAAGAAAGTAACCATTGTCCATAAAGCAAATGTGCTTCGTTTGAGTACCGGCTTGTTTTTAAAAGTTTGCCGGGAAGTAGCGGAGCAGTATCCTGAAGTAACGGTAGACGATTACCATATTGACGCCATGGCGGCCCATTTGGTACGCCGTGCCAGAGACTTTGACGTGATTGTGACGGAAAATATGTATGGGGATATTCTTTCTGACCTTGCCGGTGAACTTGTGGGCAGCCTGGGCCTGGCTCCATCCATTAATTCAAATGATAACCTTGCGATGGCGCAGGCGGCGCACGGTTCTGCACCGGATATTGCCGGCTTAAATATCGGCAATCCAACGGGCATGATGCTTTCTACGGTCATGCTGATGGACTGGCTGGCAGAACGCCATAACGATCCAAAGCTGAAGGAGATGGGCCAGCTTGTAGAGCAAGGCTTGTATCAGTCACTTGAAGACGGCGTGAAAACAAAAGACCTGGGCGGCAGCGCATCAACATCTGGCTTTGCAGATGCGATCTCAGAGCGGATTAATCAGTCTGTTTTGAGTTAA
- the yyaC gene encoding spore protease YyaC, with the protein MYFFWGGRKGKKAKEMKFVIADEERLGIITDTELRDIIHSTEKDVIFLCIGSDRYIVDSLGPLVGTMLQENKSFSYHVYGTLDCPVHALNLEKNSKEINQQFPNSLLIAVDACIGEKKDVGKVIIEKGPLFPGKAMNKQLVEVGDYHIKAVVSHIDKRDPNHFFESLRLHTVMTMVQKVSSLIISCTTQQKEKINPDKEHSS; encoded by the coding sequence ATGTATTTTTTCTGGGGAGGAAGAAAAGGGAAAAAAGCAAAAGAGATGAAATTTGTAATAGCTGACGAGGAAAGGCTAGGCATCATTACAGATACTGAACTAAGGGATATTATCCATTCAACAGAGAAAGACGTCATTTTTCTATGTATTGGATCGGATCGTTATATTGTTGACTCTCTTGGTCCGTTGGTTGGAACCATGCTTCAAGAAAATAAAAGCTTTTCCTATCATGTGTACGGAACACTTGATTGTCCAGTACATGCACTCAATCTGGAAAAGAATTCAAAAGAAATAAACCAACAGTTTCCCAACTCTCTTCTTATCGCGGTAGATGCATGTATCGGTGAAAAAAAGGATGTAGGCAAGGTAATTATAGAAAAAGGGCCACTATTTCCCGGAAAGGCAATGAATAAGCAGCTTGTTGAAGTAGGAGACTATCATATTAAAGCTGTAGTGAGTCATATAGACAAAAGAGACCCTAACCACTTTTTTGAAAGTCTACGATTGCACACAGTTATGACTATGGTACAAAAAGTGTCTTCATTAATTATAAGTTGTACAACTCAACAGAAAGAAAAAATTAACCCCGATAAGGAGCATTCATCATAA
- a CDS encoding four-carbon acid sugar kinase family protein, protein MNNIIGVVADDTTGANDIGIMFSKNNWTVKVIAFNEEMELKKDANVVIVDTDSRLDAPNLSYQKVYAATKALKKLPCTRFFNKTCSVFRGNIGKEFDAMLDALNEEFAVIVLAFPKNGRKTVNSIHTVHGNRLENSEFANDPVHPMRQSNLVSILQEQTNRKVTSIQLGTVRQGAAFLKDEIGKQKENFNYCIIDAETQDDLTIIAEAVKDIKVLCGSSALGEELPKFLPTEQLESPLETLNVKDKNGVLIVSGSLTPQTREQTAMLIKNGCPSIVIDSRTIFSAAKRQEELDSALQQTIEKLKSGEDVLLMADNNPEIVQQTKEMGHLENIEPLTISKMVSSLLADITLQAVDAVNLKRLVVAGGDTSGTISRKLGIKGNFILEEIATGVPSGLAFGRDMLIVLKSGSFGASDFLIKATEHLKDLTFLKR, encoded by the coding sequence ATGAACAACATTATTGGGGTTGTAGCCGACGATACAACCGGTGCAAATGATATTGGTATTATGTTTAGTAAAAACAACTGGACTGTAAAGGTTATCGCTTTTAATGAAGAAATGGAATTAAAAAAAGATGCCAATGTAGTAATTGTTGATACGGACAGCCGGCTGGATGCACCTAATCTCAGCTACCAAAAAGTATACGCAGCTACTAAAGCATTGAAAAAGTTGCCGTGTACGCGTTTTTTCAATAAAACTTGTTCCGTTTTCCGCGGCAATATCGGCAAGGAATTTGATGCGATGCTTGATGCACTTAATGAAGAATTTGCCGTTATAGTACTCGCTTTTCCCAAAAACGGACGCAAAACAGTGAACAGCATCCACACAGTACATGGAAACAGATTAGAAAATTCCGAATTTGCGAATGATCCCGTTCATCCAATGCGCCAGTCGAACCTCGTTTCCATTTTACAAGAACAGACTAATAGGAAAGTAACCTCGATTCAACTAGGAACAGTAAGACAAGGAGCAGCATTTTTAAAGGATGAAATCGGGAAACAAAAAGAGAACTTTAACTACTGCATTATTGACGCTGAAACACAAGATGATTTGACCATTATCGCAGAAGCAGTGAAAGACATTAAAGTGTTGTGTGGAAGCTCTGCTCTTGGAGAAGAACTTCCAAAATTCCTGCCGACAGAACAGCTGGAAAGCCCTCTAGAGACGCTAAACGTAAAGGATAAGAATGGTGTCTTGATTGTATCGGGAAGTCTGACACCGCAAACCCGCGAACAAACAGCTATGCTAATCAAGAATGGATGTCCATCCATTGTAATTGATTCCCGGACTATTTTTTCTGCTGCAAAACGCCAGGAGGAATTGGACAGCGCATTGCAACAAACCATTGAAAAGTTGAAAAGTGGAGAAGATGTCCTTTTAATGGCTGACAATAACCCTGAAATTGTTCAGCAAACAAAAGAAATGGGACATCTGGAAAACATTGAACCTCTAACTATCAGCAAAATGGTTTCTTCTCTCTTAGCCGATATTACATTGCAGGCTGTAGATGCCGTTAATTTAAAAAGGCTTGTTGTTGCAGGAGGCGATACATCCGGTACGATAAGCAGAAAGTTAGGTATTAAAGGAAATTTTATTCTTGAAGAGATTGCGACTGGTGTCCCTTCTGGACTTGCCTTTGGCCGAGATATGCTCATTGTGTTAAAGTCAGGCAGTTTTGGCGCATCCGATTTTCTTATTAAAGCAACTGAACATTTAAAAGACTTAACTTTTTTAAAAAGATAA